Proteins co-encoded in one Ruegeria sp. YS9 genomic window:
- the thiS gene encoding sulfur carrier protein ThiS, whose amino-acid sequence MKIVLNGEASEVRAETLLELLDECGFSGRVATAVNEDFVPSSLRVAHKLAEGDRVEVVAPMQGG is encoded by the coding sequence ATGAAGATCGTGCTTAACGGCGAGGCGAGCGAGGTACGCGCCGAAACCTTGTTGGAATTGTTGGACGAATGCGGTTTCTCGGGCCGTGTGGCCACCGCCGTGAACGAAGATTTCGTGCCCTCAAGCCTGCGCGTCGCTCACAAGCTGGCCGAAGGTGACCGGGTCGAGGTCGTCGCACCGATGCAGGGGGGCTGA